In one window of Escherichia coli DSM 30083 = JCM 1649 = ATCC 11775 DNA:
- a CDS encoding DUF2824 family protein, with amino-acid sequence MITFKPTRNIDLIEAVGNHPDIIAGSNNGDGYDYKPDCRYFEVNVHGQFGGIVYYQEIQPLTFDCHAMYLPEIRGFSKEIGLAFWRYILTNTTVQCVTSFAARKFRHGQMYCAMIGLKRVGTIKKYFKGVDDVTFYSATREELIDFLNHGR; translated from the coding sequence ATGATTACATTCAAACCAACGCGAAACATCGACCTGATCGAAGCAGTAGGAAATCACCCTGACATCATCGCCGGGAGCAACAACGGTGATGGATACGACTACAAACCTGATTGCCGTTACTTTGAGGTGAACGTGCACGGTCAGTTTGGCGGCATTGTTTACTATCAGGAGATTCAGCCGCTTACATTCGATTGCCACGCCATGTACCTGCCAGAGATTCGCGGCTTCAGCAAGGAAATAGGGCTGGCGTTCTGGCGATACATTCTGACCAACACCACCGTTCAGTGCGTCACATCATTTGCTGCACGCAAATTCCGCCACGGGCAGATGTACTGCGCAATGATTGGCCTTAAGCGTGTAGGAACCATCAAGAAATACTTCAAAGGCGTGGATGACGTGACGTTTTACAGCGCCACACGCGAAGAACTAATCGACTTCCTGAATCACGGGAGATAG
- a CDS encoding phage DNA ejection protein yields the protein MATWQQGINSGGFLAGIGTQNENAPKASDINATLGLIRENNELARSGANNVALTGLRGLAGVADIYKQQQKQERKAAFQKGYADAYASGDREQMRNLITAFPEEFEEVRKGMGYVDDAQRDDFGNLALKAQVASSLGPGAFGRFMMDNEKEMRRLGIPPETIAEMQVNDPQGFQHFAGNLALFSLGHEKYFDIKDQMEGRDIERGKLAETIRSNKAGEGLKAQSIAVSRENSLRTAGGAVPASVKEYQYFNSLSPEQQKTYLRVRGRPDAGGENVVQLADGRTVTVGRKLHGAGANAFYEGIDNEGNMIRVPASSIAAPATSAANAQNYEMKKDLDAISGASIDDLGFMTGITGSSGSFALGADIRSRASGVEERRLYNAAQRIMGKMQNQGIAAARDMGASGINTEAEANRYFQGMPKPDFSSPEALQQSMRDIQQYTDNYNQQYNVNVGNGGKKSSRQQPATQQSAGGSYTSKSGIQFTVE from the coding sequence ATGGCTACGTGGCAACAGGGTATTAATTCTGGTGGGTTTCTGGCTGGCATCGGTACGCAAAATGAGAATGCGCCAAAGGCAAGCGACATTAACGCAACGCTTGGTCTGATCCGCGAAAACAATGAACTGGCTCGATCAGGTGCAAATAACGTTGCTCTGACAGGTCTTCGTGGTCTGGCTGGAGTTGCTGATATTTATAAGCAGCAGCAAAAGCAGGAGCGTAAAGCGGCATTCCAGAAAGGTTATGCGGATGCTTATGCGTCCGGCGACAGGGAGCAGATGCGTAATCTTATTACAGCATTCCCCGAAGAGTTTGAGGAAGTCCGTAAAGGCATGGGGTATGTCGATGACGCCCAGCGGGATGATTTTGGCAATCTGGCGCTTAAGGCTCAGGTCGCTTCGTCGCTTGGTCCGGGTGCATTTGGCAGGTTCATGATGGATAACGAAAAGGAGATGCGTCGTTTAGGTATCCCTCCAGAAACTATTGCGGAAATGCAGGTTAATGACCCGCAGGGCTTCCAGCACTTCGCAGGTAATCTGGCACTATTTTCTCTCGGTCATGAGAAGTATTTCGATATCAAAGATCAAATGGAAGGTCGGGATATTGAGCGTGGCAAGTTGGCAGAGACGATTCGCAGCAATAAAGCTGGGGAAGGTTTAAAGGCGCAAAGCATTGCTGTTAGCCGTGAAAACTCCCTGCGCACTGCTGGAGGTGCTGTTCCTGCATCTGTTAAAGAATATCAATATTTCAACAGCCTGTCTCCAGAGCAACAAAAGACATATCTTCGTGTTCGAGGTCGTCCTGATGCTGGCGGGGAGAATGTTGTGCAACTGGCAGATGGCAGAACGGTAACGGTTGGTAGGAAGCTTCACGGCGCTGGTGCTAATGCGTTCTACGAAGGAATAGACAACGAGGGCAATATGATTCGCGTCCCCGCCAGTTCTATTGCTGCTCCGGCTACATCGGCAGCTAATGCACAGAATTACGAAATGAAGAAAGATCTTGATGCAATTTCTGGCGCATCAATTGACGATCTTGGCTTCATGACAGGTATTACAGGTTCTTCAGGTTCTTTTGCTCTTGGTGCAGATATTCGTAGCAGGGCATCTGGTGTTGAGGAGAGGAGGCTATACAACGCTGCACAGCGAATCATGGGCAAAATGCAAAATCAGGGGATTGCAGCAGCCCGAGATATGGGGGCATCTGGCATCAACACCGAAGCAGAGGCCAATAGGTATTTTCAGGGTATGCCAAAGCCTGATTTCTCAAGTCCTGAAGCGCTGCAACAATCAATGCGCGACATTCAGCAATATACCGACAATTACAACCAGCAATATAACGTTAATGTTGGTAATGGCGGGAAGAAATCATCAAGGCAACAGCCAGCTACTCAGCAATCAGCAGGAGGTAGCTACACGTCAAAATCAGGCATTCAATTTACGGTGGAATGA
- a CDS encoding type II toxin-antitoxin system YafO family toxin, with protein sequence MQVTVEYNQDSFDYFFSPVFVEFPDLKQTLVDDFIIYKSTGTLPSYFGRDTSYHRPPDIEDAGLMHLHLAIGENKFEPIKNGTDISTPQKLQWHKTSNTALVYAQNLFDENRYSLIALFHPVAHMSANNHNRMRVLAGYARDFRNTMFD encoded by the coding sequence ATGCAAGTAACCGTGGAATATAATCAGGATAGTTTTGACTATTTTTTCTCCCCGGTTTTTGTTGAGTTTCCTGATTTAAAACAAACACTTGTAGATGATTTTATCATCTACAAGTCTACGGGAACGTTGCCCAGCTATTTTGGCAGAGACACCTCTTATCATCGACCTCCTGATATTGAAGATGCAGGCCTTATGCACCTTCATTTAGCAATTGGTGAAAATAAATTTGAGCCAATAAAAAATGGCACAGATATCAGCACACCGCAAAAGTTGCAGTGGCATAAAACATCCAATACCGCTCTCGTTTATGCACAAAATCTTTTTGATGAGAACAGGTATTCATTGATTGCTCTTTTTCATCCTGTAGCTCACATGTCTGCTAACAATCATAATAGAATGAGAGTGTTAGCAGGGTATGCGAGAGACTTTAGAAACACTATGTTTGACTAA
- a CDS encoding ATP-dependent Clp protease proteolytic subunit translates to MLHTIHFLCPVNTATVGQLQNHCLTALSQGATELNIHISSQGGETAAGFTAYNFLKSLPVTVRTHNISNVESIANIVFLAGSERFANPLSRFLLHPLLWCFASPAADHARLREYGKCLDNDLDRFVETFNIDIGTHIRWASLIADSTILDANKALEHGIINSIKTARLASNQANWWVV, encoded by the coding sequence ATGCTGCACACAATTCATTTCTTATGCCCTGTTAACACTGCCACTGTTGGGCAACTTCAGAACCACTGTCTCACCGCATTATCTCAAGGCGCAACTGAATTAAATATCCATATATCAAGTCAGGGAGGGGAAACTGCTGCTGGCTTTACTGCGTATAACTTTCTTAAGTCACTCCCTGTTACCGTTAGAACTCACAACATAAGCAATGTTGAATCCATAGCTAATATCGTTTTCCTGGCTGGCTCAGAACGTTTCGCAAACCCATTATCAAGATTCCTGTTACATCCTCTATTATGGTGCTTTGCCTCCCCAGCCGCCGACCATGCCAGATTGAGAGAGTACGGGAAATGCCTCGATAACGATCTTGATCGCTTCGTTGAGACGTTCAATATCGACATCGGAACCCATATTAGGTGGGCATCCCTGATAGCAGACTCGACCATTTTGGATGCTAACAAGGCTCTTGAGCATGGCATAATTAATTCCATAAAAACTGCAAGGCTGGCATCCAATCAGGCAAACTGGTGGGTTGTTTGA
- a CDS encoding Arc family DNA-binding protein — translation MAKGVSISPTTVRIPESLREALAVRASKNGRSVNSEIVMILQAAIDEDRSPKSVESFAQQEADKFKEALLETLKTMYAKDEK, via the coding sequence ATGGCAAAGGGTGTGTCAATTTCTCCAACTACGGTAAGAATCCCTGAATCTTTACGCGAGGCTCTTGCTGTCAGAGCATCAAAAAATGGTCGCTCTGTTAACTCCGAGATCGTCATGATTTTGCAAGCCGCGATTGATGAAGATAGGTCGCCAAAGTCAGTTGAGTCATTTGCTCAGCAAGAAGCTGATAAATTCAAAGAGGCGCTACTTGAGACGCTAAAGACCATGTATGCTAAGGATGAAAAATAA
- a CDS encoding Arc family DNA-binding protein, which yields MEKEISKILVRMPQSLKDAIGSRAKEECRSFNSEVIKRLIDSLKREGVTV from the coding sequence ATGGAGAAAGAAATAAGTAAGATTTTGGTAAGGATGCCGCAGTCGTTAAAGGATGCTATCGGTAGCAGGGCAAAGGAAGAGTGCAGGTCGTTTAACTCAGAGGTTATCAAGCGCCTGATAGACAGCCTGAAGAGAGAGGGGGTAACGGTGTGA
- a CDS encoding phage antirepressor Ant, with protein sequence MNSIAILEAVNTSYVPFNGQQIITAMAAGVAYVAMKPIVENLGMSWSTQQTKLMKQISKFNCVHMNMVAADGKLRKLLCLPLKKLNGWLFSINPEKVRADIRDKLIQYQEECFTVLHDYWTKGEAANARKKTSVDDRTPLRDAVNMLVSKKHLMYPEAYAMIHQRFNVESIEELDASQIPQAVEYIHRVVLEGEFIGKQEKKTNELSAKEANSLVWLWDYANRSQALFRELYPALKQIQSNYSGRCHDCGYEFSRIIDMARDVLINHTRDVDINEPDGPTNLSAWMRLKNKELPPSVHNY encoded by the coding sequence ATGAATAGTATAGCAATTTTAGAAGCAGTGAACACCTCTTACGTGCCATTCAACGGTCAGCAAATTATCACCGCCATGGCTGCCGGAGTTGCATATGTTGCGATGAAGCCAATCGTTGAAAACCTCGGAATGAGCTGGTCAACGCAGCAAACAAAACTCATGAAGCAGATTAGCAAATTCAACTGTGTTCATATGAACATGGTTGCCGCTGATGGTAAGCTTCGTAAGCTACTCTGCCTTCCTTTGAAGAAGTTAAATGGATGGCTGTTCAGCATCAACCCTGAGAAAGTTCGTGCTGACATCCGCGATAAACTGATTCAGTACCAGGAAGAATGCTTTACTGTGCTGCATGACTACTGGACAAAGGGAGAGGCAGCAAATGCACGGAAGAAAACATCTGTTGATGACAGGACTCCGCTTCGTGATGCTGTAAATATGCTAGTCAGCAAAAAGCATCTAATGTACCCAGAAGCTTATGCAATGATTCATCAGCGTTTCAATGTGGAAAGTATTGAAGAGCTTGATGCATCTCAGATACCACAAGCAGTAGAGTACATCCACAGGGTAGTGCTTGAAGGTGAGTTCATCGGCAAACAAGAGAAGAAAACCAACGAGCTTTCTGCAAAAGAAGCAAACAGCCTTGTATGGCTATGGGATTATGCCAACCGCTCACAGGCATTATTCCGCGAACTGTATCCGGCGCTAAAACAAATTCAATCGAACTATTCCGGCAGATGTCATGACTGCGGTTATGAGTTCTCCCGTATTATCGATATGGCGAGAGACGTTTTAATCAATCACACACGAGATGTTGATATCAATGAGCCAGACGGACCAACGAATCTTTCCGCATGGATGAGACTTAAGAATAAAGAATTACCTCCTTCAGTACATAATTACTGA
- the istA gene encoding IS21-like element ISEc12 family transposase, producing MPTVPISMRKLKEILRLKYGVGLSHRQIGRSLAISPSVVSRYANRAAQLGIKQWPLPTGWDDTKLKHAFLQTQVKMKKHSLPDWATVHRELRNKCVTLQLLWEEYCERNPGGFYSYNHYCRMYREWLKTTSPSMRQVHKAGEKLFVDYCGPTVGVTDPETGEIRTAQVIVAVLGASSYTWAEATWSQQLEDWVMSHVRCFQWLGGVPELVVPDNLKSATSRACKYDPDVNPTYQQMLEHYNVAVLPARPRKPKDKAKAEVGVQVVERWIMARIRHEIFYSLASLNQRIRELLERLNNKIMQKLGYSRAELFIQLDKPALKPLPEASYSYTLVKKVRVHADYHVEIDKHYYSVPCSLLGQQLEAWISGELVRLFNQGQEVAVHPRKRTYGYSTRNEHMPEAHRQHATWTPERLLEWAGHIGSETHSYVLHILNSRPHPEQSYRFCLGLLNLHKKYSKARLNAACARALKTKVWRLSGIKSILEKGLDKQPVQDPKPDLLSTMEHENVRGSEYYH from the coding sequence ATGCCAACAGTTCCAATTTCTATGAGAAAACTTAAAGAAATTCTTAGGCTTAAATACGGTGTTGGACTCAGCCATCGACAAATTGGTCGTAGTCTTGCAATCTCCCCTTCCGTTGTATCCAGATATGCTAATCGGGCGGCTCAACTTGGCATAAAGCAGTGGCCCTTACCTACAGGATGGGATGATACAAAACTAAAACATGCGTTCCTTCAGACCCAGGTTAAGATGAAGAAGCACTCTCTGCCTGACTGGGCTACAGTACACCGGGAACTGCGTAATAAATGCGTGACGCTGCAGCTACTCTGGGAAGAATACTGTGAGCGTAATCCAGGCGGTTTTTACAGCTATAACCATTACTGCCGGATGTACCGTGAATGGCTCAAAACCACTTCACCATCAATGCGTCAGGTACATAAAGCTGGCGAAAAACTTTTCGTTGATTACTGTGGACCTACCGTTGGCGTTACCGACCCTGAGACCGGAGAAATAAGAACTGCTCAGGTCATCGTAGCTGTTCTCGGGGCATCAAGTTACACATGGGCAGAGGCCACCTGGTCTCAGCAGCTTGAAGACTGGGTGATGAGTCATGTTCGCTGCTTCCAGTGGTTGGGTGGCGTTCCTGAACTTGTTGTTCCGGACAATCTGAAAAGCGCCACATCCAGGGCATGTAAGTATGATCCTGACGTTAACCCTACCTACCAGCAGATGCTTGAGCATTATAATGTCGCAGTTTTGCCTGCGCGGCCACGTAAACCGAAAGATAAAGCCAAAGCTGAAGTTGGCGTTCAGGTTGTTGAACGCTGGATCATGGCCCGAATCAGGCATGAGATCTTCTACAGCCTTGCATCGCTTAATCAGCGCATTCGGGAGTTGCTGGAAAGACTGAATAACAAAATAATGCAGAAGTTGGGTTATTCACGTGCAGAACTCTTCATCCAGCTTGATAAACCCGCACTGAAGCCTCTTCCTGAAGCCAGTTACAGTTACACCCTGGTGAAGAAAGTCAGAGTTCATGCCGATTACCACGTGGAAATCGACAAACATTACTACTCGGTTCCATGTTCGCTGTTAGGCCAGCAACTGGAAGCATGGATCTCCGGAGAACTGGTAAGACTCTTCAATCAGGGGCAGGAGGTTGCTGTGCACCCGCGCAAGCGTACTTATGGCTACAGTACCCGCAACGAGCACATGCCTGAAGCTCATCGACAGCATGCCACCTGGACGCCAGAGCGTCTTCTGGAATGGGCGGGGCACATAGGCAGTGAAACTCATAGTTATGTGCTTCATATACTGAACTCTCGTCCACATCCGGAACAAAGCTATCGCTTCTGCCTTGGACTCCTGAACCTTCATAAAAAATACAGTAAAGCCAGACTTAATGCAGCATGTGCAAGAGCTCTGAAAACAAAGGTATGGCGTCTGTCAGGTATTAAATCGATCCTGGAAAAAGGTCTGGATAAACAACCTGTTCAGGATCCAAAACCAGATCTGTTATCCACGATGGAACACGAAAACGTACGCGGCAGTGAGTATTACCACTGA
- the istB gene encoding IS21-like element ISEc12 family helper ATPase IstB, with product MNHLYEQLTALKLTGFRDALKKQLAQPGTYQELGFEERLSLLTAEELTCRENRKAERLIKHARFRLNAELSKLDYRNNRGLDRALIRSLSQGNWLTLKQNILLTGATGSGKTFLACALGHNACRQGYKVYYYRLKALMEQCYQGHADGRYSKLLTRLNNSDLLLLDDWGLEPLSSEQRSDLLEIVDLMYQRGSIIVVSQLPVENWYKMIGDSTHADAILDRLVHGSIKIELKGESMRKIQSPLTEGDQ from the coding sequence ATGAATCATCTTTACGAACAACTGACCGCACTTAAACTCACCGGCTTCCGTGATGCGCTTAAAAAGCAACTTGCTCAGCCGGGCACATACCAGGAGCTGGGCTTCGAAGAACGCCTGTCATTACTGACAGCAGAAGAACTAACCTGCCGTGAAAACAGGAAGGCAGAGCGTCTGATCAAACATGCACGGTTCAGACTTAATGCTGAGTTATCAAAGCTGGATTATCGTAACAATAGAGGGCTGGACAGGGCCCTCATCCGTTCACTCAGTCAGGGAAACTGGTTAACCCTGAAACAAAATATTTTACTGACCGGGGCCACCGGCAGCGGTAAAACGTTCCTGGCATGTGCACTTGGTCATAATGCCTGCCGACAGGGATACAAGGTCTACTATTATCGCCTTAAAGCGCTGATGGAACAGTGCTATCAGGGGCATGCTGATGGAAGATACAGCAAACTTTTGACCAGGCTGAATAATAGCGATCTGCTGCTTCTGGATGACTGGGGGCTGGAACCTCTCTCATCAGAACAGCGTAGCGACCTGCTGGAAATAGTGGATCTGATGTACCAACGAGGCTCAATCATCGTAGTGAGCCAGTTGCCGGTGGAAAACTGGTACAAAATGATCGGAGACTCCACACATGCGGATGCCATCCTAGATCGACTGGTTCATGGCAGTATCAAGATCGAACTTAAAGGAGAATCAATGCGGAAAATACAATCACCGTTGACCGAAGGAGATCAGTGA
- a CDS encoding phage tailspike protein — translation MPSQLFTMARSFKAVANGKIYIGKIDTDPVNPENRIQVYVENEDGSHVPVSQPIIINAAGYPVYNGRIAKFVTVQGHSMAVYDAYGVQQFYFQNVLKYDPDQLRQQLEDPDGANKYPKLQIARWRDSYDVRGWGAIGDGVHDDTSALSELLSVATGGEKIDGRGLTFKVSTLPDVSRFKNARFLFERIPGQPLFYVSEDFIQGELFKITDTPWYNAWTQDKTFVYDNVIYAPFMAGDRHGVNNLHVAWVRSGDDGKTWTTPEWLTDLHENYPTVNYHCMSMGVVRNRLFAVIETRTVSGNKLQVAELWDRPMSRSLRVYGGITKAANQQVAYIRITDHGLFAGDFVNFSNSGVTGVTGNMTVTTVIDKNTFTVTTQNTQDVDQNNEGRYWSFGTSFHSSPWRKTSLGTIPSFVDGSTPVTEIHSFATISDNSFAVGYHNGDIGPRELGILYFSDAFGSPGSFVRRRIPAEYEANASEPCVKYYDGILYLTTRGTLSTQPGSSLHRSSDLGTSWNSLRFPNNVHHSNLPFAKVGDELIIFGSERAFGEWEGGEPDNRYAGNYPRTFMTRVNVNEWSLDNVEWVNVTDQIYQGGIVNSAVGVGSVCIKDNWLYYIFGGEDFLNPWSIGDNNRKYPYVHDGHPADLYCFRVKIKQEEFVSRDFVYGATPNRTLPTFMSTSGVRTVPVPVDFTDDVAVQSLTVHAGTSGQVRAEVKLEGNYAIIAKKVPSDDVTAQRLIVSGGETTSSADGAMITLHGSRSSTPRRAVYNALEHLFENGDVKPYLDNVNALGGPGNRFSIVYLGSNPVVTSDGTLKTEPVSPDETLLDAWGDVRYIAYKWLNAVAIKGEEGARIHHGVIAQQLRDVLISHGLMEEESTTCRYAFLCYDDYPAVYDDVITGQREMPLTDNDGSIIVDEDDNPVMVMEDIIERVEITPAGSRWGVRPDLLFYIEAAWQRREIERIKARLDLIEGKH, via the coding sequence ATGCCTTCGCAACTCTTCACTATGGCGCGTTCTTTTAAAGCCGTAGCCAATGGCAAAATTTATATCGGTAAAATTGACACTGACCCGGTAAATCCTGAAAACCGGATTCAGGTTTATGTAGAGAACGAAGACGGCTCTCACGTTCCTGTTTCGCAACCAATCATCATTAACGCTGCTGGTTACCCTGTATATAACGGACGGATTGCCAAGTTCGTAACTGTGCAAGGCCATTCTATGGCTGTGTACGATGCGTATGGCGTACAGCAGTTCTATTTCCAGAATGTGCTGAAGTATGATCCTGATCAACTACGGCAGCAATTAGAAGACCCAGATGGAGCGAATAAATACCCAAAACTTCAGATAGCAAGATGGAGAGACAGTTATGATGTAAGAGGTTGGGGGGCTATTGGTGATGGTGTTCATGATGATACATCAGCTCTATCAGAATTACTTTCTGTTGCAACAGGTGGTGAAAAGATAGATGGGCGAGGGCTTACTTTTAAAGTATCAACTCTTCCAGATGTCAGTCGATTTAAAAATGCTCGTTTTTTATTTGAGAGAATACCGGGTCAGCCTCTTTTTTATGTTTCTGAAGATTTTATCCAGGGAGAGTTATTTAAAATTACAGATACACCGTGGTACAACGCCTGGACGCAGGATAAAACGTTTGTATATGACAATGTCATCTATGCGCCTTTTATGGCTGGAGACCGCCATGGTGTAAATAACCTCCATGTTGCATGGGTTCGCTCAGGAGATGACGGGAAGACCTGGACAACGCCGGAATGGCTTACAGATTTACATGAAAACTATCCCACAGTTAACTATCACTGCATGAGTATGGGGGTTGTCAGAAATCGCCTTTTTGCTGTAATTGAGACGCGGACCGTGAGCGGAAATAAACTGCAGGTTGCAGAGTTGTGGGATCGCCCAATGAGTCGCAGCCTTCGCGTTTATGGTGGTATAACGAAAGCAGCAAATCAGCAAGTCGCTTATATTCGCATTACTGATCACGGATTATTTGCTGGTGATTTTGTCAACTTCTCAAACTCTGGTGTTACAGGTGTTACCGGGAATATGACGGTGACTACTGTTATTGATAAAAATACTTTTACAGTTACGACGCAAAATACCCAGGATGTGGATCAGAATAACGAGGGTAGATACTGGAGTTTTGGTACATCATTTCACTCGTCACCATGGAGAAAAACCAGTCTTGGAACTATTCCTTCTTTTGTTGACGGAAGCACTCCTGTTACTGAGATTCACAGTTTTGCGACGATTAGCGATAACAGTTTTGCTGTTGGCTACCATAATGGTGATATTGGTCCACGCGAGCTTGGGATACTCTATTTCTCTGATGCTTTCGGTTCTCCTGGTAGCTTTGTTCGCAGACGCATACCTGCAGAATATGAGGCGAATGCATCTGAGCCATGTGTAAAATATTATGATGGCATTCTGTATCTGACGACCAGGGGGACATTAAGTACTCAACCCGGTAGTTCATTGCACAGAAGCTCTGATTTAGGTACATCATGGAATTCTCTTCGCTTCCCAAATAATGTTCATCACTCAAACCTTCCTTTTGCCAAAGTTGGCGATGAGCTGATTATTTTTGGCAGTGAGCGCGCATTTGGTGAGTGGGAAGGAGGAGAACCTGATAACCGTTATGCAGGAAACTATCCAAGAACATTTATGACCAGAGTTAACGTCAATGAGTGGAGTCTGGATAATGTAGAGTGGGTTAATGTTACTGATCAGATTTATCAGGGCGGAATAGTTAACTCTGCGGTTGGTGTTGGTTCAGTTTGTATCAAAGACAACTGGCTGTACTACATTTTCGGTGGGGAAGACTTTCTAAACCCATGGAGCATAGGGGATAACAACAGAAAATATCCTTATGTTCACGATGGTCACCCGGCTGATTTGTATTGTTTCAGGGTGAAAATTAAACAGGAAGAATTTGTTTCAAGGGATTTTGTCTACGGAGCCACTCCTAACAGAACGCTTCCTACTTTTATGTCGACGTCAGGCGTGAGGACGGTTCCTGTACCCGTTGATTTCACAGATGATGTTGCCGTCCAGTCACTGACTGTCCATGCAGGTACATCAGGACAAGTTCGCGCGGAAGTCAAACTTGAGGGTAATTACGCCATTATTGCGAAGAAAGTACCGTCTGATGATGTTACCGCTCAGAGATTAATCGTTAGCGGCGGTGAAACAACGTCTTCAGCAGATGGTGCAATGATAACGTTGCATGGTTCCAGAAGCAGTACTCCACGTCGCGCGGTATATAACGCACTCGAACATCTTTTTGAGAACGGAGATGTTAAACCTTATCTTGATAATGTAAATGCTCTTGGTGGTCCGGGAAACAGGTTCTCGATAGTTTATCTTGGCTCCAATCCTGTGGTTACCAGTGACGGAACATTAAAGACAGAGCCGGTCTCTCCTGACGAAACATTGCTGGATGCCTGGGGTGACGTCAGGTATATCGCTTATAAATGGCTGAACGCTGTCGCTATAAAGGGGGAAGAAGGGGCGAGGATACATCATGGTGTAATCGCGCAGCAACTTCGTGATGTTCTTATTTCTCACGGACTCATGGAAGAAGAAAGCACAACATGCCGCTATGCCTTTCTTTGCTATGACGATTATCCCGCAGTATATGATGACGTCATTACTGGCCAAAGGGAAATGCCGCTGACTGATAATGACGGGAGCATCATTGTTGATGAGGATGATAATCCAGTGATGGTAATGGAAGACATCATTGAGCGCGTTGAAATAACGCCAGCAGGATCTAGATGGGGGGTCAGACCTGATCTCTTATTCTATATCGAGGCAGCATGGCAGCGCAGAGAAATAGAAAGAATAAAAGCTAGGTTAGACTTAATAGAAGGGAAGCACTAA
- a CDS encoding acyltransferase, which produces MLRLKTQDSRLKTQDSRLKTQDSRLKTQDSRLKTQDSRLKTQDSRLKTQDSRLKTQDSRLKTQDSRLKTQDSFSVDDNGSGNVFVCGDLVNSKENKVQFNGNNNKLIIEDDVECRWLTVIFRGDNNYVRIHKNSKIKGDIVATKGSKVIIGRRTTIGAGFEVVTDKCNVTIGHDCMIARDVILRASDGHPIFDIHSKKRINWAKDIIISSYVWVGRNVSIMKGVSVGSGSVIGYGSIVTKDVPSMCAAAGNPAKIIKRNIIWARTDKAELISDDKRCSSYHAKLTQ; this is translated from the coding sequence ATGTTAAGACTCAAGACTCAAGACTCAAGACTCAAGACTCAAGACTCAAGACTCAAGACTCAAGACTCAAGACTCAAGACTCAAGACTCAAGACTCAAGACTCAAGACTCAAGACTCAAGACTCAAGACTCAAGACTCAAGACTCAAGACTCAAGACTCAAGACTCAAGACTCAAGACTCAAGACTCAAGACTCAAGACTCAAGACTCAAGACTCGTTTTCCGTTGATGATAATGGGTCAGGTAATGTTTTTGTATGTGGAGATCTTGTAAATAGCAAAGAGAATAAAGTTCAGTTCAATGGAAACAATAACAAACTTATTATAGAAGATGATGTTGAGTGTCGATGGCTTACCGTAATATTTAGGGGTGATAATAATTACGTAAGAATACATAAAAACAGTAAGATTAAAGGTGATATTGTCGCAACAAAAGGTTCAAAAGTTATTATCGGTAGAAGAACGACAATAGGTGCAGGTTTTGAAGTCGTCACTGATAAGTGCAATGTTACAATTGGCCATGACTGCATGATAGCAAGAGATGTTATTTTGCGTGCATCAGATGGGCATCCTATATTTGATATTCATAGCAAAAAAAGGATTAATTGGGCAAAAGATATCATTATATCTAGTTACGTATGGGTAGGGAGAAATGTCTCTATAATGAAAGGAGTATCTGTTGGAAGCGGATCTGTCATTGGGTATGGGAGTATTGTAACTAAAGATGTGCCATCTATGTGTGCAGCAGCCGGTAATCCAGCAAAAATAATAAAAAGAAATATAATATGGGCAAGAACGGATAAAGCGGAGCTAATTAGTGATGACAAGAGATGCTCCAGCTATCATGCGAAGCTCACGCAATAA